In the genome of Myxococcus stipitatus, one region contains:
- a CDS encoding type III polyketide synthase yields MHGTPVQDPRSPFIRYVARALPPHYASQEQLIDALRGMWATRHFNIERLEELHRAVQVGGRHLAIPLEAYPALETFQQRNDTWIRESTVLSESVVRRALEGARLTPADVDHVFFITVTGISTPSIDARLANLLSFREDFKRTPIFGLGCVAGTAGVSRAADYLRAFPTHTALVVSTELCSLTLQREDLSISNIIASGLFGDGAACAVLRGAEAPEPKGPRVVASRSVFYRDTERIMGWDVVDSGFKVVLSAKVPTLVKDHIRGNVDGFLASHGLKREDIRHWVAHTGGPKVLQSFEEALELPSDALARSWASLREVGNLSSASVLFVLGETLEKAGAKPGDYGLMMALGPGFCAEMVLLQW; encoded by the coding sequence ATGCACGGCACGCCAGTCCAGGACCCCCGTTCTCCCTTCATCCGATACGTGGCACGGGCGCTCCCGCCTCACTACGCCTCGCAAGAGCAGCTCATCGATGCACTGCGCGGGATGTGGGCCACGCGCCACTTCAACATCGAGCGGCTGGAGGAACTGCACCGGGCCGTCCAGGTGGGAGGCCGCCACCTGGCGATTCCCCTCGAGGCCTACCCCGCGCTGGAGACCTTCCAGCAGCGCAATGACACGTGGATTCGCGAGAGCACGGTGCTCAGCGAGTCGGTGGTGCGGCGGGCGCTGGAGGGCGCGCGGCTGACACCCGCCGACGTGGACCACGTCTTCTTCATCACGGTGACGGGCATCTCCACGCCCAGCATCGACGCGCGGCTGGCCAACCTGCTGAGCTTCCGCGAGGACTTCAAGCGCACGCCCATCTTCGGGCTGGGGTGTGTCGCGGGCACCGCGGGCGTGTCGCGGGCGGCGGACTACCTTCGGGCCTTCCCCACGCACACGGCGCTCGTCGTGTCGACGGAGCTGTGCTCGCTGACGTTGCAGCGCGAGGACCTGTCCATCTCCAACATCATCGCCTCGGGCCTCTTCGGGGATGGCGCGGCGTGCGCGGTGCTGCGGGGCGCGGAGGCGCCGGAGCCGAAGGGGCCTCGGGTGGTGGCGTCGCGCTCGGTGTTCTACCGGGACACCGAGCGCATCATGGGCTGGGACGTCGTCGACTCCGGCTTCAAGGTGGTGCTGTCGGCGAAGGTGCCCACGCTGGTCAAGGACCACATCCGGGGCAACGTGGACGGGTTCCTCGCGTCGCACGGATTGAAGCGCGAGGACATCCGTCACTGGGTGGCGCATACCGGCGGGCCCAAGGTGCTCCAGTCCTTCGAGGAGGCGCTGGAGCTGCCCTCGGACGCGCTGGCGCGCTCGTGGGCGTCGCTGCGCGAGGTGGGGAACCTGTCCTCGGCGTCGGTGCTGTTCGTGCTGGGGGAGACGCTGGAGAAGGCGGGGGCGAAGCCCGGGGACTACGGGCTGATGATGGCGCTGGGGCCCGGCTTCTGCGCGGAGATGGTGCTCCTCCAATGGTGA
- the glgC gene encoding glucose-1-phosphate adenylyltransferase, whose product MGTRILGMVLAGGQGTRLSPLTQRRSKPAVPFGSKFRIIDFALNNFINSGIYSIYVLTQFKAQSLTEHIQRGWRFGSVLLSDYFITLVPAQMYLYEELGPVWYRGTADAIYQNMHLVENHRPEHLAIFSGDHIYKMNVAHMLEQHEAQRADITIAAYPTPIADAHRFGIMQVDERGRVTEFQEKPKDPKPIPGRPDTALASMGNYIFRSKVLAELLEIDAKTEGSQHDFGKDVLPRALRDGYHIHAYDFAKNPIPGQTGPNTYWRDVGTLDAYHEASMDLVSVNPEFDIFNAEWPLRTGSEFSPPAKFVHESGERVGRALNSMVAGGCIISGGVVRESILFRRARVNSYASVQRSVIFDEVDIGRHAQVKNAIIDKGVRVPPNTKVGFDLEADRARGFTVTESGIVVVPKGYRFE is encoded by the coding sequence ATGGGTACGCGCATCCTCGGCATGGTGCTGGCCGGAGGCCAGGGAACCCGGTTGTCCCCCCTCACGCAGCGGCGCTCGAAGCCAGCGGTCCCCTTCGGGTCGAAGTTCCGCATCATCGACTTCGCGCTCAACAACTTCATCAACTCGGGCATCTACTCCATCTACGTCCTGACGCAGTTCAAGGCGCAGTCGCTCACCGAGCACATCCAGCGCGGCTGGCGCTTCGGCTCCGTGCTGCTGTCGGACTACTTCATCACCCTGGTCCCCGCGCAGATGTACCTGTACGAGGAGCTGGGGCCCGTCTGGTACCGAGGCACCGCGGACGCCATCTACCAGAACATGCATCTGGTCGAGAACCACCGCCCCGAGCACCTGGCCATCTTCTCCGGCGACCACATCTACAAGATGAACGTGGCGCACATGCTGGAGCAGCACGAGGCCCAGCGCGCGGACATCACCATCGCCGCGTACCCCACGCCCATCGCCGACGCGCACCGCTTCGGCATCATGCAGGTGGATGAGCGCGGCCGCGTGACGGAGTTCCAGGAGAAGCCCAAGGACCCCAAGCCCATCCCCGGCCGCCCGGACACCGCGCTCGCCAGCATGGGCAACTACATCTTCCGCAGCAAGGTGCTGGCGGAGTTGCTCGAAATCGACGCGAAGACCGAGGGCTCCCAGCACGACTTCGGCAAGGACGTGCTGCCGCGCGCGCTGCGCGATGGCTACCACATCCATGCCTACGACTTCGCCAAGAACCCCATCCCGGGACAGACAGGCCCCAACACCTACTGGCGCGACGTGGGCACGCTGGACGCGTACCACGAGGCGTCCATGGACCTGGTCTCCGTCAACCCGGAGTTCGACATCTTCAACGCCGAGTGGCCCCTGCGCACCGGCAGCGAGTTCAGCCCGCCGGCCAAGTTCGTCCACGAGTCCGGCGAGCGCGTGGGCCGCGCCCTCAACTCCATGGTGGCCGGAGGCTGCATCATCTCCGGCGGCGTGGTGCGTGAGAGCATCCTCTTCCGCCGCGCCCGCGTGAACAGCTACGCCAGCGTGCAGCGCTCCGTCATCTTCGACGAGGTGGACATCGGCCGGCACGCCCAGGTGAAGAACGCCATCATCGACAAGGGCGTGCGTGTGCCGCCCAACACGAAGGTGGGCTTCGACCTGGAGGCCGACCGCGCCCGGGGCTTCACCGTCACCGAGAGCGGCATCGTCGTGGTGCCCAAGGGCTACCGCTTCGAGTAG
- a CDS encoding fatty acyl-AMP ligase, whose amino-acid sequence MKFPTVNAMLAEASRTEFGLIFVDAAEREEVLSFAEVYRRARRTAAGLVRMGLREGERVALMLPTSPAFMEAFFGVLLAGAVPMPLYPPVRLGRLEEYHRATARMLQVTTASLVLTDSRVRLLLGPSVEKSRPRLGCHTVEDVSRGDDLYETKVTPESLALIQFSSGSTVDPKPVALSQGAVMAQVTALEVAIPLEDGAPRVGVSWLPLYHDMGLIGCLMSVLHYPGNLVLIPPEAFLARPALWLRAVSRHRGYISPAPNFAYGLCLKRVKDAEMEGVDLSSWKHALNGAEPVSAETLQRFVQRFERWGFSARSLRPVYGMAEASLAVTFPPRGRGPRSLGVDSGVLAREGRVESGPRAMVSVGSPVAGFEVEVRDEHGAILPERRLGRVFTRGPSLMTGYFGDAVATRRALSLDGWLDTGDLGFIVDGELYLAGRAKDVVIIRGANHAPQSFEEPLQSVEGVRLGCAVALGFTPEDSEDEALLILAERSGPEGGVEVEERVRAAVVAATGVRPHTVKMLEPGTLPRTSSGKLRRGEALRRYLAGELLPPKKVGMVGMAVEMARSALAMARAEHDT is encoded by the coding sequence ATGAAGTTCCCCACCGTGAACGCGATGCTCGCGGAGGCCAGCCGGACGGAGTTCGGGCTCATCTTCGTGGATGCGGCCGAGCGCGAGGAGGTGCTGTCCTTCGCGGAGGTGTACCGACGCGCGCGGCGCACGGCGGCGGGCCTGGTGCGGATGGGGCTGCGCGAAGGGGAGCGGGTGGCGCTGATGTTGCCCACCTCGCCCGCCTTCATGGAGGCCTTCTTCGGGGTGCTCCTCGCGGGCGCGGTGCCGATGCCGCTGTATCCGCCGGTGCGCTTGGGGCGGCTGGAGGAGTACCACCGGGCCACGGCGCGGATGCTCCAGGTGACGACGGCGAGCCTGGTCCTGACGGACTCGCGCGTGCGGCTGCTCCTGGGGCCGAGCGTGGAGAAGTCCCGGCCCCGGCTGGGCTGTCACACGGTGGAGGACGTGTCGCGCGGGGATGACCTGTACGAGACGAAGGTGACGCCGGAGTCGCTGGCGCTCATCCAGTTCTCCTCGGGCTCCACGGTGGACCCCAAGCCCGTGGCGCTGTCGCAGGGGGCGGTGATGGCGCAGGTGACGGCGCTCGAGGTGGCCATCCCGCTGGAAGACGGCGCGCCGCGCGTGGGCGTGAGCTGGCTGCCGCTGTACCACGACATGGGGCTCATCGGCTGTCTGATGTCGGTGCTGCACTACCCGGGGAACCTGGTGCTGATTCCCCCGGAGGCCTTCCTGGCGCGCCCGGCGCTGTGGCTGCGCGCGGTGTCCCGGCACCGGGGCTACATCTCTCCCGCGCCGAACTTCGCCTATGGCCTGTGCTTGAAGCGGGTGAAGGACGCGGAGATGGAAGGGGTGGACCTGTCGTCGTGGAAGCACGCGCTCAATGGCGCGGAGCCCGTGTCCGCGGAGACGCTGCAGCGCTTCGTCCAGCGGTTCGAGCGCTGGGGCTTCTCCGCGCGCTCGCTGCGGCCCGTGTATGGGATGGCGGAGGCGTCGCTGGCGGTGACCTTCCCGCCTCGGGGGCGAGGGCCTCGCTCGCTGGGCGTGGACTCCGGGGTGCTCGCGCGCGAGGGTCGCGTGGAGAGCGGCCCGCGGGCGATGGTGAGCGTGGGGTCTCCGGTGGCGGGCTTCGAGGTGGAGGTGCGCGACGAGCACGGCGCCATCCTTCCCGAGCGGCGCCTGGGGAGGGTCTTCACGCGGGGGCCGTCGTTGATGACGGGTTACTTCGGTGACGCGGTGGCGACGCGGCGCGCGCTGTCCTTGGATGGCTGGCTGGACACGGGGGACCTGGGCTTCATCGTGGACGGGGAGCTGTACCTGGCGGGGCGCGCGAAGGACGTGGTCATCATCCGCGGGGCGAACCACGCGCCGCAGTCGTTCGAGGAGCCGCTCCAGTCCGTGGAGGGCGTGCGCCTGGGCTGCGCGGTGGCGCTGGGCTTCACGCCCGAGGACAGCGAGGACGAGGCGCTGCTCATCCTCGCGGAGCGCTCGGGACCGGAGGGGGGCGTGGAGGTGGAGGAGCGCGTGCGCGCGGCGGTGGTGGCGGCGACGGGCGTGCGGCCTCACACGGTGAAGATGCTGGAGCCTGGGACGCTGCCCCGGACGTCGAGCGGCAAGCTGCGCCGAGGTGAAGCGCTGCGCCGCTACCTCGCGGGCGAGCTGCTGCCGCCGAAGAAGGTGGGCATGGTGGGCATGGCGGTGGAGATGGCGCGCAGCGCGCTGGCCATGGCGCGGGCGGAGCACGACACGTGA
- a CDS encoding acyl carrier protein — protein MAELEQEVLAEVRRIAADELEWKGEVELEHDLVGDLQLDSLGLTVLAVGLENRFRIRLSEEDSQGIRTVADLTRLVERRVLASPRMQVEART, from the coding sequence GTGGCTGAGCTCGAACAGGAGGTCCTGGCGGAGGTTCGCCGCATCGCCGCCGATGAACTGGAGTGGAAGGGAGAGGTGGAGCTGGAGCACGACCTCGTCGGTGACTTGCAGCTCGACAGCCTGGGGCTGACGGTGCTGGCGGTGGGGCTGGAGAACCGCTTCCGCATCCGGCTGTCGGAGGAGGACTCGCAGGGCATCCGGACGGTGGCGGACCTGACGCGGCTGGTGGAGCGCCGCGTCCTGGCCAGCCCCCGGATGCAGGTGGAGGCCCGCACGTGA
- a CDS encoding TetR/AcrR family transcriptional regulator — translation MARTRAFDETEVVRKALGVFWTRGYEATSLADLEEATGLNRSSLYQAFENKRVLFSRAVALYLQEVITPRLAVFSQGPVGLGQVTAYFESLATTMATAPSALTRRGCLLVNTATELGAHDVEAHRAVEDYRALLHGHLTKCLDAAARAGVVPKKTVARRVELLVGSVIGVLVTARLDPSAAAKLARSAASEVESWAEA, via the coding sequence GTGGCGCGGACGCGTGCATTCGATGAGACGGAGGTGGTGCGCAAGGCGCTGGGTGTGTTCTGGACCCGGGGCTACGAGGCCACGTCGTTGGCGGACCTGGAGGAGGCGACGGGATTGAATCGCTCCAGCCTGTACCAGGCGTTCGAGAACAAGCGGGTGTTGTTCTCGCGGGCGGTGGCGCTCTACCTCCAGGAGGTGATTACGCCCCGGCTGGCGGTCTTCTCGCAGGGCCCGGTGGGGCTGGGGCAGGTGACGGCGTATTTCGAGTCGCTCGCGACGACGATGGCCACCGCGCCGTCAGCCCTGACGCGCCGAGGGTGCCTGCTGGTCAACACGGCCACGGAGCTGGGCGCGCACGATGTGGAGGCGCATCGCGCCGTCGAGGACTACCGGGCGTTGTTGCACGGACACCTGACGAAGTGTCTCGACGCGGCGGCGCGGGCGGGAGTCGTGCCGAAGAAGACGGTGGCCCGCCGCGTGGAGCTGCTGGTGGGGTCCGTCATCGGCGTCCTCGTCACCGCGCGGTTGGACCCGTCCGCCGCCGCGAAGCTCGCGCGCTCGGCGGCGAGCGAGGTCGAGTCCTGGGCGGAGGCGTAG
- a CDS encoding MXAN_6640 family putative metalloprotease, translating into MRSGAWLLVLSVGCGPVLPEREPHERHDSLAEARRGQSSGARPTSPQAVPPSFSAGEQVESVVSPEGRFRVHFSRGGPNAVPPGDADGSGVPDAVEVVGRAYDRVARFYEGLGFLTPGDDASVGADNGGDGLFDVYLVDFAGRADGAFRMDACAAEGQRCVGHMLQENDFAGYNYPSYEKAVLILASHEFFHAVQAAYRPGLGSVASEGSAVWASERFDASLDDLEHFSSAYLKWTDRSLVQDPSGPAASFSYGAGLYFQFLGERFGDAALLSMWRDSLTSPTAPWPVLVDAFLRREASLDFDTAFVEFSRWNLSTGARARPGDGYARGGGYDGLTPSPRTLPSQESDVRLTTASARSFQVPGGTAEVLATYAPRAGEDASKLHLLVAAVTDTAVLRVSRADGPGTLSAKVAAADATQVVVTLVDGRHEGVGRYGTLCLTAEVSGAPCVAGTPEPEPPPPDEGGCGAAPGGTGGTAWMLVLLLLAHRAHRTWVGGGVSSV; encoded by the coding sequence ATGAGGTCCGGGGCGTGGCTTCTGGTGTTGTCCGTGGGCTGCGGCCCGGTGCTGCCGGAGCGGGAGCCGCACGAGCGGCACGACTCCCTCGCCGAGGCACGGCGGGGGCAGTCATCGGGAGCACGCCCCACCTCGCCCCAGGCGGTGCCGCCGAGCTTCTCCGCGGGCGAGCAGGTGGAGTCGGTGGTGTCCCCCGAGGGGCGCTTCCGGGTCCACTTCTCGCGCGGAGGGCCCAACGCGGTGCCGCCGGGGGACGCGGATGGAAGCGGCGTCCCCGACGCGGTGGAGGTCGTGGGGCGCGCGTATGACCGCGTCGCCCGCTTCTACGAAGGGCTGGGCTTCCTGACGCCCGGCGATGACGCGTCGGTGGGCGCCGACAACGGCGGTGACGGGCTGTTCGACGTGTACCTGGTGGACTTCGCGGGCCGCGCGGATGGCGCCTTCCGCATGGACGCCTGCGCCGCAGAGGGCCAGCGGTGCGTCGGGCACATGCTCCAGGAGAACGACTTCGCCGGTTACAACTATCCGTCCTACGAGAAGGCGGTGCTGATTCTCGCGAGCCACGAGTTCTTCCACGCGGTGCAGGCCGCCTATCGACCGGGGCTGGGGAGCGTGGCGTCGGAGGGCTCGGCGGTGTGGGCGAGCGAGCGGTTCGACGCGTCGCTGGATGACCTGGAGCACTTCTCGTCGGCGTACCTGAAGTGGACGGACCGCAGCCTGGTGCAGGACCCTTCCGGCCCGGCCGCGTCGTTCAGTTATGGCGCGGGGCTCTACTTCCAGTTCCTGGGCGAGCGCTTCGGCGACGCGGCCCTCCTGTCGATGTGGCGCGACAGCCTCACCTCGCCCACCGCGCCGTGGCCCGTGCTGGTGGACGCGTTCCTGCGCCGCGAGGCGAGCCTGGACTTCGACACGGCCTTCGTGGAGTTCTCGCGCTGGAACCTCTCCACGGGCGCACGTGCGCGCCCGGGGGACGGCTACGCGCGGGGCGGTGGCTATGACGGCCTGACGCCCTCACCCCGGACGCTCCCCTCCCAGGAGTCGGACGTGCGTCTGACGACGGCGTCGGCGCGCTCGTTCCAGGTGCCGGGGGGCACGGCGGAGGTGCTGGCCACGTATGCGCCCCGGGCGGGCGAGGACGCCTCGAAGCTGCACCTGCTGGTGGCGGCGGTGACGGACACCGCGGTGCTGCGGGTGTCGCGCGCGGACGGGCCCGGCACGCTGTCCGCGAAGGTGGCCGCGGCGGATGCGACACAGGTCGTGGTGACGCTGGTGGATGGGCGTCACGAAGGTGTGGGCCGCTATGGAACGTTGTGCCTCACGGCGGAGGTGTCGGGTGCGCCATGCGTGGCGGGCACTCCAGAGCCCGAGCCTCCGCCTCCGGACGAGGGTGGGTGTGGCGCGGCGCCGGGGGGAACAGGTGGGACCGCGTGGATGCTCGTGCTGCTCCTGCTCGCGCATCGCGCGCATCGGACCTGGGTTGGAGGAGGCGTGTCCTCCGTGTGA
- a CDS encoding S8 family serine peptidase: MSTVLLGALVACGAPEEGAPTPEPVGQAQQALEPSDPLFNSQRWHYELIRAPQAWNLTMGFRTTSIAVLDSGKMMHPDLVNKWQEGYDFVEGRFNATDVGTYHHGTHVAGTLAASANNGTGGVGVCPSCLLVPVRIAQAGGSISAGAPGANDPLTTVMARGIYYAAGYAVNDGAGNVVQASSRASVINISLGNIPAPCPADLQAAVNAAVAAGVPVVVAAGNRDSAMPTSNFANYLWGSCQNVISVAAVNEKSDYESYSAQGPGITIGAPGGDEYRTSPYAKTGEAGFGALIGCTDPEETRGIGTHGVVSSWTTSQGVHCYRHWAGTSMAAPHVSGTIGLMRTRNRSLTPAQIKTILTSTGRWVIPCTGPVCPPKTLDAHAAVSASLFDDITLTCRSIQSGGAFNCEVRKTGGLAPFTGAWTAVAPSAILPMDRTRTDTVRGICTPGTDATASVTLTDALGRAQTRTSTFRCFPIQ; the protein is encoded by the coding sequence ATGAGTACCGTCCTCCTGGGGGCGCTGGTGGCATGTGGCGCTCCCGAGGAGGGGGCCCCCACCCCGGAGCCCGTGGGCCAGGCGCAGCAGGCCCTGGAGCCCTCCGACCCGCTCTTCAACAGCCAGCGCTGGCACTACGAGCTCATCCGCGCGCCTCAGGCGTGGAACCTCACCATGGGGTTCCGCACCACCTCCATCGCGGTCCTGGACAGCGGGAAGATGATGCACCCGGACCTCGTCAACAAGTGGCAGGAGGGCTACGACTTCGTCGAGGGGCGCTTCAACGCCACGGACGTGGGCACCTACCACCATGGCACCCATGTGGCGGGCACCCTCGCCGCCTCGGCCAACAACGGCACGGGGGGCGTGGGCGTGTGCCCGAGCTGTCTGCTGGTGCCGGTGCGCATCGCGCAGGCGGGAGGCAGCATCTCCGCGGGGGCGCCAGGAGCGAATGACCCGCTGACCACGGTGATGGCGCGAGGCATCTACTACGCGGCGGGTTATGCGGTGAACGACGGAGCGGGGAACGTGGTGCAGGCGTCGTCGCGTGCGTCCGTCATCAACATCAGCCTGGGGAACATCCCCGCCCCCTGCCCCGCGGACTTGCAGGCGGCCGTCAATGCCGCGGTGGCCGCGGGGGTTCCGGTGGTGGTGGCCGCGGGCAACCGCGACAGCGCCATGCCCACGAGCAACTTCGCGAACTACCTGTGGGGCTCCTGCCAGAACGTCATCTCAGTGGCGGCCGTGAACGAGAAGAGTGATTACGAGTCGTATTCAGCACAGGGCCCGGGCATCACCATCGGGGCCCCCGGAGGCGACGAGTACCGGACCAGCCCGTATGCCAAGACGGGGGAGGCGGGCTTCGGCGCGCTCATCGGCTGCACGGACCCGGAGGAGACACGCGGCATCGGCACGCACGGCGTCGTGTCGTCATGGACCACGAGTCAGGGGGTACACTGCTATCGCCACTGGGCGGGGACGTCGATGGCGGCGCCGCACGTGTCCGGGACCATCGGCTTGATGCGCACGCGCAACCGGTCGCTCACGCCCGCGCAGATCAAGACCATCCTCACCTCGACGGGGCGCTGGGTCATTCCGTGCACCGGGCCGGTCTGCCCGCCCAAGACGCTGGACGCCCACGCGGCGGTCTCCGCCTCCCTGTTCGACGACATCACGCTGACGTGCAGGAGCATCCAGAGCGGCGGCGCATTCAACTGTGAGGTCCGGAAGACGGGCGGCCTGGCGCCGTTCACCGGTGCATGGACGGCGGTTGCTCCTTCGGCCATCCTCCCCATGGACCGGACCCGTACCGACACCGTGCGCGGCATCTGCACGCCCGGCACGGACGCCACCGCGAGCGTCACCCTCACCGACGCCCTGGGCCGCGCTCAGACGCGGACCAGCACGTTCCGCTGCTTCCCCATCCAGTAA
- a CDS encoding serine hydrolase domain-containing protein translates to MNKLSAAMAGLMLVLAACKTTGSAPARDIPTAMDQAATTLLRSKLLHATSIAVVYRGEEFILHRGELETGKSRPPDDSTLYEIGSVSKTFAGLLLASALLEGKATLDDPIQKYLPSAYPNLQSDGEPIRLRHLVTHTSGMPGMLPLHVNEVLKDFTAHATPAKLNAAYEGYGQSRFWEDLHTVRIQGPLGKDYAYSSAGTELVAHTLEKIHGAPYESLLAEFLAREAGMHDTWLRLRAQDAHRLAPGYHSDNPVSTTPMPMLPWGAAGALKATMPEMVKYLRLQLSNHPAVTESHKPLVRFAEDFSIGYFWNIGQSRQLGTHYVHHGGVPRAQCYLYIVPKYQLGVFIITNQSGDATANAMEAALVPLFDRVEAMEGR, encoded by the coding sequence ATGAACAAACTCTCCGCAGCCATGGCTGGACTGATGCTGGTGCTGGCCGCTTGCAAGACGACCGGCTCCGCGCCCGCCCGCGATATCCCCACGGCAATGGACCAGGCCGCGACAACCCTGCTGCGGTCCAAGCTGCTGCACGCGACCTCCATCGCAGTGGTCTATCGCGGCGAGGAGTTCATCCTCCATCGGGGGGAGCTGGAGACCGGCAAGTCCCGTCCACCCGACGATTCGACGCTCTATGAGATCGGTTCGGTCAGCAAGACCTTCGCGGGGCTGCTGTTGGCAAGCGCCCTTCTCGAGGGCAAGGCGACCCTTGATGACCCGATACAGAAGTATCTGCCGTCCGCCTATCCGAACCTGCAATCGGACGGTGAGCCCATCCGCCTGCGCCATCTGGTCACCCACACCAGCGGCATGCCGGGGATGTTGCCTCTGCACGTGAATGAGGTGTTGAAGGACTTCACCGCGCATGCCACGCCGGCGAAGCTCAATGCCGCCTATGAAGGCTACGGGCAGTCGCGGTTCTGGGAGGACCTGCACACCGTCAGAATCCAGGGGCCGCTTGGCAAGGACTACGCCTACTCGAGCGCCGGCACCGAGCTGGTCGCGCACACCCTCGAGAAGATCCACGGGGCTCCCTACGAATCGTTGCTCGCGGAGTTCCTGGCGCGGGAAGCCGGGATGCACGACACGTGGCTGCGGTTGCGTGCCCAGGACGCGCACCGTCTGGCGCCGGGCTACCACAGCGACAACCCGGTCAGCACCACGCCGATGCCAATGCTGCCCTGGGGTGCGGCGGGCGCCTTGAAGGCGACGATGCCGGAGATGGTCAAGTACCTGCGCTTGCAGTTGAGCAACCATCCCGCGGTGACGGAGTCACACAAGCCGCTGGTGCGCTTCGCGGAAGACTTCAGCATTGGCTATTTCTGGAACATCGGCCAGAGCCGGCAGTTGGGCACCCACTACGTGCATCACGGCGGCGTGCCGCGCGCGCAGTGCTATCTCTACATCGTGCCGAAGTATCAGCTGGGGGTGTTCATCATCACCAACCAGAGCGGCGATGCGACCGCCAACGCCATGGAAGCCGCGCTGGTGCCCCTCTTCGACAGGGTTGAAGCCATGGAGGGTCGCTAG
- a CDS encoding isoprenylcysteine carboxyl methyltransferase family protein: protein MVTTTEAVFLGYMGLLVMERLVELVLSKRNAEWAFARGGVETGQAHYRFMVVFHTAFLGACVAEVFLLHRPFPATLGWVALGGAVLAQGLRYWAISTLGERWNSRIIVVPDLAPVVGGPYRFLRHPNYVAVVLELACVPLIHGAWWTAAFFSMGNLVLLSVRIRAEEAALGEAYARAFARRPRFLPEVPRG, encoded by the coding sequence ATGGTGACCACGACCGAGGCGGTCTTCCTGGGGTACATGGGGCTGCTCGTGATGGAGCGCCTGGTGGAGCTGGTGCTCTCCAAGCGCAACGCCGAGTGGGCCTTCGCGCGGGGCGGGGTGGAGACGGGCCAGGCGCACTACCGCTTCATGGTGGTGTTCCACACCGCCTTCCTGGGGGCGTGCGTGGCGGAGGTGTTCCTCCTGCACCGGCCTTTTCCAGCGACACTGGGCTGGGTCGCGCTGGGCGGAGCGGTGCTGGCGCAGGGGCTTCGCTACTGGGCCATCTCCACGCTGGGCGAGCGGTGGAACTCGCGCATCATCGTCGTGCCGGACCTGGCGCCGGTGGTGGGCGGGCCGTACCGCTTCCTTCGCCACCCCAACTATGTCGCCGTGGTGCTGGAGCTGGCGTGTGTGCCGCTCATCCACGGGGCCTGGTGGACGGCGGCGTTCTTCTCGATGGGCAACCTGGTGCTGCTGTCCGTGCGCATCCGCGCGGAGGAGGCGGCGCTGGGAGAGGCGTATGCTCGTGCCTTCGCCCGTCGTCCTCGTTTTCTTCCGGAGGTGCCCCGTGGCTGA
- a CDS encoding HmuY family protein, translating to MMSQTEHVLPRHTGHQGLWVLVAVAMSLALMASCGDDEPKNHPEPDAGSQPDAGSKVCDPSQVRCTEQTIDNLSLRSVVSTGEVREEGTTSGEFLTYVDSRAGGLQPTMSYTYLRFTSTGLTQVKIHDQAALSSTEWDIAVRRYTVRVNSGTSGPSCVAAASLPQGTAFASVTSVGAGLSFQTERWFDDACTLIPDNSGLNGPATVLGGFWTYQSCVAMTGQVFVIRLADGRHVKLEVMGYYEPSAQQVCNQTGSVPQPSGSGQIRIKWAFLP from the coding sequence ATGATGAGTCAGACCGAGCACGTGTTGCCCAGGCACACCGGGCATCAGGGCCTGTGGGTCCTGGTCGCGGTGGCGATGTCGCTGGCGCTGATGGCGAGCTGTGGCGACGACGAGCCGAAGAACCACCCGGAGCCGGACGCGGGCTCGCAGCCCGACGCGGGGTCCAAGGTGTGTGACCCGAGCCAGGTGCGCTGCACCGAGCAGACCATCGACAATCTGAGCCTGCGCTCCGTGGTGTCCACGGGCGAGGTGCGCGAGGAGGGGACGACGTCCGGCGAGTTCCTCACCTACGTGGACTCGCGCGCGGGCGGCCTGCAGCCGACCATGTCGTATACGTACCTGCGCTTCACGTCGACGGGGCTGACGCAGGTGAAGATTCATGACCAGGCGGCGCTGAGCTCCACGGAGTGGGACATCGCGGTGCGCCGCTACACGGTGCGCGTCAACAGCGGCACGTCCGGCCCGTCGTGTGTCGCCGCGGCGAGCCTGCCGCAGGGGACGGCGTTCGCCTCGGTGACGTCGGTGGGCGCGGGCCTGTCGTTCCAGACGGAACGCTGGTTCGATGACGCGTGCACGCTCATCCCGGACAACTCCGGCCTGAACGGGCCCGCGACGGTGCTGGGGGGCTTCTGGACCTATCAGAGCTGCGTGGCCATGACGGGCCAGGTGTTCGTCATCCGGCTGGCGGATGGCCGCCACGTGAAGCTGGAGGTGATGGGCTACTACGAGCCGTCCGCGCAGCAGGTCTGCAACCAGACGGGCTCCGTGCCGCAGCCGAGCGGCTCCGGTCAGATTCGCATCAAGTGGGCGTTCCTGCCATGA